In Tenebrio molitor chromosome 8, icTenMoli1.1, whole genome shotgun sequence, a genomic segment contains:
- the LOC138137442 gene encoding nose resistant to fluoxetine protein 6-like, producing the protein MSPPPVFRVLVALICAAAAEPTRYSYNSSDLSYLSNGIQFPVPASELHNPLVEGVFQGNVSEVRWLAGLFDHLKWPQMGPKLNGSRCRRDVELYVDELRNGTSWAAKMYDASGRYSGQFFFGNDYWLGSKTLCQELANPETNPETPPFPVNFLMAKIRININSNLTPVTRQLNVGECLPSSCSASDVRLLLAQERRPGTSLSVVGIRPVPGDYSLLGDPKFQIVGGVSLVVAVLILVASLLEIITSNKSRKEQNDAELENNNNNNMEDTKEVKIGNGMKKKVVEVSKKKDKPKQNILMRILLCFSAINNGKKILNVDAVSEDSIKCVHGLRFFSIAWIIMVHTYLEVFSIGDNKNLRILTERTFMYQTIANATFSVDTFFFISGLLVTITYFRTAAKKTPKEENPCQVVRTNVLKFFMLVIYRFFRLTPAYLFVLGVNEIILRYLHSYSVFSPAIIDHISCSNFWWRNALYINNFYPQTEFCMLWSWYIANDTQFYLVAAVLLLIAVRGEKHLKFAGAALGVFMLASWVATFVIAMKYDYTVRVEEPFALFDQLYDKPWMRIGPYLVGMISGYFLFRVKCKVKMSPVVVVSGWVLALACLASLVYGVGTQGIVVPLSAFYASLGHTAWGLSLAWITVACCSGYGGPAGALLKFKLFLPLSRLTYCAYLIHPVYMCLTSFVLDGPLHLHELFVMVIYCGNIIFAFVSAFAISLAFEAPVVNLLKLIFS; encoded by the exons ATGTCGCCGCCGCCAGTTTTCCGCGTGCTCGTTGCCCTCATTTGTGCCGCCGCCGCCGAGCCCACCCGCTACTCCTACAACTCGTCCGACCTGTCCTACCTCTCCAACGGTATTCAATTCCCGGTGCCGGCTTCAGAACTGCATAATCCACTAGTAGAGGGAGTTTTTCAGGGGAATGTGTCCGAGGTGCGGTGGCTGGCCGGCCTCTTCGACCACCTGAAGTGGCCCCAGATGGGGCCGAAGCTGAACGGGAGTCGGTGCCGCCGGGACGTGGAGCTCTACGTCGACGAGCTGCGCAACGGCACCTCCTGGGCGGCCAAGA TGTACGATGCCTCCGGGCGTTACTCCGGTCAGTTCTTCTTCGGCAACGACTACTGGCTGGGCTCGAAGACCCTCTGCCAGGAGCTGGCCAACCCCGAGACCAACCCCGAGACGCCCCCCTTCCCCGTCAATTTCCTCATGGCCAAGATCCGGATCAACATCAACAGCAACCTGACTCCGGTG ACCAGACAGTTGAACGTCGGCGAATGTCTTCCATCATCGTGCAGCGCGTCCGACGTGCGCCTCCTGCTGGCCCAGGAGCGCAGACCTGGGACGAGTCTGAGCGTGGTGGGGATACGGCCCGTTCCGGGGGACTACTCCCTGCTGGGAGATCCCAAGTTCCAGATAGTGGG gGGCGTGTCATTGGTCGTGGCAGTCTTGATCTTGGTGGCGTCACTATTGGAGATAATCACGTCGAACAAGAGTAGGAAAGAGCAGAACGACGCCGAGTTggaaaacaacaacaacaataacatGGAAGATACCAAAGAGGTGAAGATCGGTAACGGTATGAAGAAGAAAGTAGTAGAAGTGAGCAAGAAGAAAGACAAGCCTAAGCAGAACATCTTGATGAGGATCTTGTTGTGCTTCTCGGCTATCAACAACGGGAAGAAGATCTTGAACGTGGACGCCGTCTCCGAGGACTCCATCAAGTGCGTCCACGGCCTTCGGTTCTTCTCCATAGCTTGGATCATCATGGTGCACACCTATCTGGAAGTCTTCTCGATCGGGGACAACAAAAATCTTCGGATTTTGACGGAGAGGACGTTCATGTACCAGACTATTGCCAACGCGACTTTCTCCGTTGACACTTTCTTCTTCATCAG CGGTCTACTCGTCACCATCACGTACTTCCGCACCGCAGCCAAGAAGACCCCAAAAGAAGAAAACCCCTGCCAAGTGGTCAGGACCAACGTGTTGAAGTTCTTCATGCTAGTCATCTACCGCTTCTTCAGACTCACCCCCGCCTATTTATTCGTGTTGGGGGTGAACGAAATCATCCTGCGGTACCTCCACAGCTATTCGGTCTTCTCGCCGGCGATCATCGACCACATCAGCTGCAGCAACTTCTGGTGGAGAAACGCCCTCTACATCAACAACTTCTACCCCCAGACGGAGTTCTGCATGCTGTGGTCGTGGTACATAGCCAACGACACCCAGTTCTACTTGGTAGCTGCGGTCCTCCTTCTGATCGCCGTCAG GGGCGAGAAACATCTGAAATTCGCCGGGGCCGCTCTGGGCGTGTTCATGCTGGCGTCTTGGGTGGCCACGTTCGTCATCGCGATGAAGTACGACTACACCGTCAGGGTGGAGGAACCGTTCGCCCTCTTCGACCAGCTGTACGACAAGCCGTGGATGAGGATCGGGCCGTACTTGGTGGGGATGATCTCGGGGTACTTTCTCTTCAGGGTGAAGTGCAAGGTGAAGATGTCGCCAGTCGTGGTGGTGAGCGGATGGGTGCTGGCCTTGGCGTGTCTCGCCAGTTTGGTCTACGGGGTGGGGACCCAAGGAATCGTCGTTCCACTGTCCGCGTTTTAC GCCTCTCTGGGGCACACAGCTTGGGGCCTATCCCTGGCCTGGATCACCGTGGCTTGCTGTTCCGGATACGGGGGCCCCGCGGGCGCCCTCCTGAAGTTCAAACTTTTCCTGCCGCTCAGCAGACTGACTTACTGCGCCTACTTGATCCACCCCGTGTACATGTGCCTCACCAGTTTCGTCCTAGACGGGCCCCTCCACCTGCACGAGCTCTTCGTG ATGGTGATCTACTGCGGCAACATAATCTTCGCGTTCGTGTCAGCCTTCGCCATCTCGCTAGCTTTCGAGGCTCCCGTGGTGAACTTGCTCAAGCTGATATTCTCCTAG